The following are encoded together in the Humulus lupulus chromosome 5, drHumLupu1.1, whole genome shotgun sequence genome:
- the LOC133779809 gene encoding secreted RxLR effector protein 161-like, giving the protein MYAQVCTRPDIAYIVGVLGKYLSNPGIDHWKAAKKVMRYLKRTRDYLLTYRRSDHFEIIGYSDSDFAGCQDSRRSTSGYIYLLGGGAISWRSAKQTLIASSTMAAEFVACYEASNHGIWLRNFVTGLRIVDGIERPLKLYCDNKSAVLYSNNNRSSTKSKHIDIKFLVVKERVQSGQICIEHLGTNSMIADSLTKGLPPKVFHEHTARMGVLEYEDI; this is encoded by the coding sequence atgtatgctcaaGTTTGTACGCGTCCGGATATAGCGTACATTGTTGGAGTATTAGGCAAATACTTAAGCAATCCAGGAATTGATCACTGGAAAGCAGCCAAAAAGGTTATGAGATATTTGAAGAGAACAAGAGATTACTTGCTCACATATAGGAGGTCAGATCACTTTGAGATCATTGGATATTCTGACTCCGACTTTGCGGGATGCCAAGATAGTAGGAGATCCACTTCAGGCTACATATATCTGTTAGgtggtggagctatatcatggaggagtgcAAAACAAACACTCATAGCTTCATCTACCATGGCAGCAgagtttgttgcatgttatgaGGCATCCAACCATGGTATATGGCTGAGAAATTTTGTCACCGGACTGCGCATTGTGGATGGAATAGAAAGACCACTTAAGTTGTATTGTGACAATAAATCAGCTGTATTATATTCCAACAACAACAGGAGCTCGACGAAGTCAAAACATATTGACATCAAGTTCCTTGTTGTTAAAGAAAGGGTACAGAGTGGACAGATTTGTATAGAACACTTAGGTACAAACTCCATGATTGCAGACTCCCTTACTAAGGGTTTGccacccaaggtctttcatgagcaCACTGCTCGTATGGGTGTTTTAGAGTATGAGGATATCTAG
- the LOC133779808 gene encoding uncharacterized protein LOC133779808 — protein sequence MKVPNCFRVDVVENEGDKLDVTKKKTMVKAVVSVSANLNLVPVLNGNNFKDWKENIFIVLGCMDLDLALRMDRPASLTDASTSEQRRIYEKWDRSNRMSLMIIKRGIPEAFRGAVSEEVTDATTFLAEIEKRFAKSDKAETSTLLKKLISMRFKGKENIREYIMEMSHLASKLKALKLELSDDLLVHLVLISLPPQFSQFKVSYNCQREKWTLNELISFCVQEEERLKQEKTESAHLTSTSKDKGKKRKNEAAKDKGPADKKQTQANNDGGCFFCNMKGHVKKECAKYIAWRAKKGLPELPKAK from the exons ATGAAGGTTCCAAATTGTTTTAGAGTTGATGTGGTGGAAAATGAGGGTGATAAGCTGGATGTTACTAAGAAGAAAACTATGGTGAAAG CTGTTGTTTCTGTATCTGCTAACCTTAATTTGGTGCCGGTCCTTAATGGTAATAACTTTAAGGACTGGAAGGAGAACATTTTCATTGTTCTTGGCTGCATGGATCTTGACCTTGCATTAAGGATGGATAGACCTGCTTCTCTTACGGATGCTAGTACCTCCGAGCAAAGGAGGATTTATGAGAAGTGGGACCGTTCAAACCGCATGAGTCTTATGATCATCAAGCGTGGCATACCTGAGGCTTTTAGGGGTGCGGTGTCCGAAGAGGTCACCGATGCCACAACTTTCCTTGCTGAAATTGAGAAACGCTTTGCAAAAAGCGATAAGGCGGAAACAAGTACTCTGTTAAAGAAACTTATTTCCATGAGGTTTAAGGGCAAGGAAAACATAagggagtacattatggaaatgTCTCACCTTGCTTCAAAGTTGAAGGCACTAAAGCTTGAGCTTTCGGATGACTTGCTTGTGCATTTAGTGCTTATCTCTCTTCCTCCACAATTCAGTCAATTCAAGGTCAGTTACAACTGTCAAAGGGAGAAGTGGACTCTTAATGAGCTCATTTCATTTTGTGTTCAAGAGGAAGAAAGATTGAAGCAAGAGAAGACTGAAAGTGCTCATTTGACAAGCACCTCTAAGGATAAGGGCAAGAAAAGGAAGAATGAGGCTGCTAAGGATAAGGGTCCAGCAGATAAGAAACAAACTCAAGCCAACAACGATGGTGGTTGTTTCTTTTGCAACATGAAAGGACACGTGAAGAAGGAATGTGCTAAGTACATTGCATGGCGAGCAAAGAAAG GGTTGCCTGAGTTACCGAAAGCCAAGTGA